A genomic segment from Phragmites australis chromosome 6, lpPhrAust1.1, whole genome shotgun sequence encodes:
- the LOC133921735 gene encoding adenosine kinase 2: protein MAASSSYEGVLLGMGNPLLDISAVVDDAFLAKYDIKLNDAILAEEKHLPMYDELASKSNVEYIAGGATQNSIRVAQWMLRIPGATSYMGCIGKDKFGEEMKKNAQAAGVTAHYYEDEAAPTGTCAVCVVGGERSLIANLSAANCYKSEHLKRPENWALVEKAKYIYIAGFFLTVSPDSIQLVAEHAAANNKVFLMNLSAPFICEFFRDAQEKVLPYVDYIFGNETEAKIFAKVRGWETENIEEIALKISQLPLASGKQKRIAVITQGADPVVVAEDGKVKTFPVILLPKEKLVDTNGAGDAFVGGFLSQLVQEKSIEDCVRAGCYAANVIIQRPGCTYPEKPDFN, encoded by the exons ATGGCGGCGAGCAGCAGCTACGAGGGCGTGCTCCTGGGGATGGGAAACCCCCTCCTCGACATCTCCGCCGTCGTCGACGACGCCTTCCTCGCAAA GTATGACATCAAGCTGAACGATGCCATTCTCGCAGAGGAGAAACACTTGCCTAT GTATGATGAGTTGGCCAGCAAGAGCAATGTTGAATATATTGCTGGAG GAGCCACCCAGAACTCTATCAGAGTTGCCCAA TGGATGCTTCGAATTCCTGGCGCAACAAGTTACATGGGATGCATCGGAAAGGACAAGTTCGGtgaggagatgaagaagaatgcACAAGCTGCAGGAGTTACT GCTCATTACTACGAGGATGAGGCTGCACCTACCGGCACATGTGCTGTTTGTGTTGTTGGTGGCGAAAG GTCATTGATTGCAAATTTGTCGGCGGCCAACTGCTACAAATCTGAGCATCTCAAGAGGCCAGAGAACTGGGCACTAG TTGAGAAAGCAAAATACATCTACATTGCTGGCTTTTTCCTTACGGTGTCCCCTGATTCTATTCAGCTAGTTGCTGAGCATGCTGCTGCTAATAACAAG GTGTTCCTAATGAACCTCTCAGCTCCCTTTATCTGCGAGTTTTTCCGTGATGCCCAAGAGAAGGTTCTCCC GTATGTTGACTACATCTTCGGTAATGAAACTGAGGCAAAGATCTTCGCTAAAGTCCGTGGTTGGGAG ACTGAGAATATTGAGGAGATTGCTTTGAAGATCTCCCAACTGCCTCTGGCTTCCGGAAAACAAAAGAGAATTGCTGTGATTACTCAAGGTGCTGATCCAGTGGTTGTTGCTGAGGATGGAAAG GTGAAAACATTCCCCGTGATCCTGTtgcccaaggagaagctcgtTGACACCAACGGCGCAG GTGATGCTTTTGTTGGAGGCTTCCTCTCTCAGTTGGTTCAAGAGAAGAGCATTGAGGACTGCGTGAGGGCTGGTTGCTACGCCGCAAACGTTATCATCCAGCGCCCTGGCTGCACTTACCCTGAGAAGCCTGACTTCAACTAG
- the LOC133921736 gene encoding phosphoenolpyruvate carboxylase kinase 2-like codes for MSAELKRDYEIGEEIGRGRFGVVHRCTSRATGEAFAVKSVDRSGLADDLDRELAELEPKLAQLAGAENPGVVQLHAVYEDETWMHMVMDLCSGPDLLDWIRLRRGAPVPEPVAAAVVEQLAQALALCHRRGVAHRDVKPDNVLLDDDEVEEGEAPRARLADFGSAAWVGAGGLGRAEGLVGTPHYVAPEVVAGDEYGAKADVWSAGVVMYVLLSGGAHPFGGETAAEVLAAVMRGSVRFPPRLFSGVSPAAKDLMRRMMCRDAWRRFSAEQVLGHPWIVSGGGSRSMEQPT; via the exons ATGAGTGCGGAGCTGAAGAGGGACTACGAGATCGGTGAGGAGATCGGTCGCGGCCGCTTCGGCGTGGTCCACCGCTGCACGTCGCGCGCCACCGGCGAGGCCTTTGCCGTCAAGTCCGTGGACCGGTCGGGGCTCGCCGACGACCTCGACCGCGAGCTCGCGGAGCTGGAGCCCAAGCTGGCGCAGCTCGCCGGCGCGGAAAACCCGGGCGTGGTGCAGTTGCACGCGGTGTACGAGGACGAGACGTGGATGCACATGGTGATGGACCTGTGCTCGGGGCCGGACCTGCTCGACTGGATCCGCCTACGCCGCGGCGCGCCCGTGCCGGAGCCCGTCGCCGCGGCCGTCGTCGAGCAGCTCGCCCAGGCGCTCGCACTCTGCCACCGCCGAGGGGTGGCCCACCGCGACGTCAAGCCCGACAACGTCCTCCTTGACGACGACGAGGTCGAGGAAGGCGAGGCGCCGCGCGCGCGGCTGGCGGACTTCGGGTCCGCGGCGTGGGTCGGCGCGGGGGGGCTGGGCCGAGCGGAGGGGCTTGTGGGGACGCCCCACTACGTAGCACCCGAGGTGGTGGCCGGCGATGAGTACGGGGCGAAGGCAGACGTGTGGAGCGCCGGGGTGGTGATGTACGTGCTGCTCTCCGGCGGAGCGCACCCCTTCGGCGGCgagacggcggcggaggtgcTGGCGGCCGTGATGCGGGGCAGCGTGCGGTTCCCGCCGAGGCTTTTCTCAGGCGTGTCCCCGGCGGCCAAGGACCTCATGAGGCGCATGATGTGCCGCGACGCCTGGAGGAGATTCTCCGCGGAGCAAGTACTCG GTCACCCGTGGATCGTGAGCGGAGGAGGATCCCGTTCGATGGAGCAGCCAACCTGA
- the LOC133921734 gene encoding uncharacterized protein LOC133921734 isoform X2, protein MEQADGAGSKEVSSGHASYFAHITEQRNNNVNSSSLTWRLTQWQHYDPTCQNASHPYQPSDGHTCSLRIGLDSPGASNVQQQSANQTMTSSTVEHMPESGLQSEQITIELNRLLMSLSDHTSSFAQVAEQRNVDANSSSLTQSVRQQQYCDQTCQTAASQYQSSGENNCPVRTWLDSPGASNDQRQSTNQTTTGSISEQYMLESGLQSDPFTTELSQLLMLRDLMTKRHLSERQKLVLECEMVMAETKRKFDEQFHNLDMDTLQKKKEIEILQDKICKQQILAETFQVIHKASTGVVSCSQREVHRWNPTWSQRVCLAFLRCTQENHGRA, encoded by the exons ATGGAACAAGCTGATGGTGCAGGTAGCAAGGAAGTATCTAGTGGTCATGCCTCTTACTTTGCCCACATCACTGAGCAGCGAAACAACAATGTAAATTCATCATCATTAACCTGGCGTTTAACACAATGGCAACATTATGATCCGACTTGTCAAAATGCTTCTCATCCGTATCAACCATCTGACGGCCATACTTGTTCGTTGAGAATCGGGTTAGACAGCCCTGGGGCATCAAATGTTCAGCAACAGTCAGCCAACCAGACGATGACAAGCTCCACGGTTGAGCATATGCCTGAAAGTGGGCTCCAGTCAGAACAAATTACCATTGAGTTGAATCGACTTCTTATGTCGCTCAGTGATCACACCTCTTCCTTTGCCCAAGTTGCTGAGCAGCGAAACGTTGATGCAAATTCATCCTCATTGACCCAAAGTGTAAGACAACAGCAATATTGTGATCAGACTTGTCAAACTGCTGCTAGTCAGTATCAGTCATCTGGCGAGAATAATTGTCCAGTAAGAACTTGGTTAGACAGCCCTGGGGCATCAAATGATCAGCGGCAGTCAACCAATCAGACAACAACAGGCTCCATTTCTGAACAATATATGCTTGAAAGTGGGCTTCAATCAGATCCATTTACAACTGAGTTGAGTCAACTGCTTATGCTGCGTGATCTGATGACCAAGAGGCATCTATCTGAG CGACAAAAATTAGTCTTGGAATGCGAAATGGTGATGGCTGAAACTAAAAGGAAGTTTGATGAGCAGTTCCATAATTTAGACATGGACACACtgcagaagaagaaggaaattgAGATACTCCAGGACAAAATTTGCAAACAACAGATATTGGCTGAGACATTTCAGGTTATACACAAGGCTTCTACCGGAGTTGTTTCATGCAGTCAAAGAG AAGTGCACCGCTGGAATCCCACATGGAGCCAAAGGGTGTGTTTGGCATTCTTGCG GTGCACCCAAGAGAACCATGGGAGAGCATAA
- the LOC133921734 gene encoding uncharacterized protein LOC133921734 isoform X1, whose protein sequence is MEQADGAGSKEVSSGHASYFAHITEQRNNNVNSSSLTWRLTQWQHYDPTCQNASHPYQPSDGHTCSLRIGLDSPGASNVQQQSANQTMTSSTVEHMPESGLQSEQITIELNRLLMSLSDHTSSFAQVAEQRNVDANSSSLTQSVRQQQYCDQTCQTAASQYQSSGENNCPVRTWLDSPGASNDQRQSTNQTTTGSISEQYMLESGLQSDPFTTELSQLLMLRDLMTKRHLSERQKLVLECEMVMAETKRKFDEQFHNLDMDTLQKKKEIEILQDKICKQQILAETFQVIHKASTGVVSCSQRGAPKRTMGEHNQSSDQQVSRFPASSTIYQSLELAPQSWRNDFLKQPSMTAQQATATSGRSATTLTHALSSVMGTGITYRAPAPHLRAFVNPLPASRRGVASSEK, encoded by the exons ATGGAACAAGCTGATGGTGCAGGTAGCAAGGAAGTATCTAGTGGTCATGCCTCTTACTTTGCCCACATCACTGAGCAGCGAAACAACAATGTAAATTCATCATCATTAACCTGGCGTTTAACACAATGGCAACATTATGATCCGACTTGTCAAAATGCTTCTCATCCGTATCAACCATCTGACGGCCATACTTGTTCGTTGAGAATCGGGTTAGACAGCCCTGGGGCATCAAATGTTCAGCAACAGTCAGCCAACCAGACGATGACAAGCTCCACGGTTGAGCATATGCCTGAAAGTGGGCTCCAGTCAGAACAAATTACCATTGAGTTGAATCGACTTCTTATGTCGCTCAGTGATCACACCTCTTCCTTTGCCCAAGTTGCTGAGCAGCGAAACGTTGATGCAAATTCATCCTCATTGACCCAAAGTGTAAGACAACAGCAATATTGTGATCAGACTTGTCAAACTGCTGCTAGTCAGTATCAGTCATCTGGCGAGAATAATTGTCCAGTAAGAACTTGGTTAGACAGCCCTGGGGCATCAAATGATCAGCGGCAGTCAACCAATCAGACAACAACAGGCTCCATTTCTGAACAATATATGCTTGAAAGTGGGCTTCAATCAGATCCATTTACAACTGAGTTGAGTCAACTGCTTATGCTGCGTGATCTGATGACCAAGAGGCATCTATCTGAG CGACAAAAATTAGTCTTGGAATGCGAAATGGTGATGGCTGAAACTAAAAGGAAGTTTGATGAGCAGTTCCATAATTTAGACATGGACACACtgcagaagaagaaggaaattgAGATACTCCAGGACAAAATTTGCAAACAACAGATATTGGCTGAGACATTTCAGGTTATACACAAGGCTTCTACCGGAGTTGTTTCATGCAGTCAAAGAG GTGCACCCAAGAGAACCATGGGAGAGCATAACCAATCATCAGACCAGCAAGTTTCGCGGTTTCCTGCATCATCAACTATTTACCAGTCACTGGAACTTGCTCCACAATCATGGAGAAACGACTTCCTTAAACAGCCTAGCATGACTGCACAACAAGCTACGGCGACTTCTGGCAGATCTGCTACTACCTTAACTCATGCTCTGAGCAGTGTCATGGGCACTGGAATTACGTACCGTGCACCTGCACCTCATCTCCGAGCCTTTGTAAATCCGTTGCCAGCATCTCGTCGTGGAGTTGCCAGCTCGGAAAAGTAG